The proteins below come from a single Balaenoptera ricei isolate mBalRic1 chromosome 17, mBalRic1.hap2, whole genome shotgun sequence genomic window:
- the NPBWR1 gene encoding neuropeptides B/W receptor type 1 codes for MHNASSWGPERANTSCPAPALGCPNASGPLPPLPPPLAVAVPVVYAVICAVGLAGNSAVLFVLLRAPRMKTVTNLFILNLAVADELFTLVLPINIADFLLRRWPFGELMCKLIVAIDQYNTFSSLYFLTVMSADRYLVVLATAESRRVAGRTYGAARAVSLAVWGVVTLVVLPFAIFARLDDEQGRRQCVLVFPQPEAFWWRASRLYTLVLGFALPVSTICVLYTTLLCRLRAIRLDNHARALERAKKRVTVLVVAILAVCLLCWTPYHLSTVVALTTDLPQTPVVIAVSYFITSLSYANSCLNPFLYAFLDDSFRRSLRQLLPCRAAAA; via the coding sequence ATGCACAACGCGTCGTCCTGGGGCCCGGAGCGCGCCAACACGTCGTGCCCCGCGCCCGCGCTCGGCTGCCCCAACGCGTCCGGCCcgctgccgccgctgccgccgcctctGGCCGTGGCCGTGCCCGTCGTGTACGCGGTGATCTGCGCCGTGGGGCTGGCGGGCAACTCGGCCGTGCTGTTCGTGCTGCTGCGGGCGCCCCGCATGAAGACCGTCACCAACCTGTTTATCCTCAACCTGGCCGTGGCCGACGAGCTCTTCACGCTCGTGCTGCCCATCAACATCGCCGACTTCCTGCTTCGGCGCTGGCCCTTCGGGGAGCTCATGTGCAAGCTCATCGTGGCCATCGACCAGTACAACACCTTCTCCAGCCTGTACTTCCTCACGGTCATGAGCGCCGACCGCTACCTGGTGGTGCTGGCCACGGCCGAGTCGCGCCGGGTGGCCGGCCGCACGTACGGCGCCGCGCGCGCCGTGAGCCTGGCCGTGTGGGGAGTCGTGACGCTGGTCGTGCTGCCCTTCGCCATCTTCGCCCGGCTGGACGACGAGCAGGGCCGGCGCCAGTGCGTGCTGGTCTTCCCGCAGCCCGAGGCCTTCTGGTGGCGCGCGAGCCGCCTCTACACGCTGGTGCTCGGCTTCGCCCTCCCCGTGTCCACCATCTGCGTCCTCTACACCACGCTGCTGTGCCGGCTGCGCGCCATACGCCTCGACAACCACGCCAGGGCCCTGGAGCGCGCCAAGAAGCGGGTGACCGTGCTGGTGGTGGCGATCCTGGCCGTGTGCCTCCTCTGCTGGACGCCCTACCACCTGAGCACCGTGGTGGCGCTCACCACCGACCTCCCGCAGACGCCGGTGGTCATCGCCGTCTCCTACTTCATCACCAGCCTGAGCTACGCCAACAGCTGCCTCAACCCCTTCCTCTACGCCTTCCTGGACGACAGCTTCCGAAGGAGCCTCCGCCAGCTGCTGCCGTGTCGCGCCGCCGCCGCCTGA